One part of the Streptomyces lienomycini genome encodes these proteins:
- a CDS encoding lactate utilization protein B encodes MSSTFLGMPAAPPRSPYGTGNLRGDKKFPKAASGELRNEQLRRNLGKATHSIRAKRLAVTGELPDWEALRDAGSAIKTDTMNRLPELLEQLERKVTEHGGTVHWARDGVEANEIVTRLVEETGSDEVIKVKSMATQEIGLNEHLETRGITAYETDLAELIVQLAHDKPSHILVPAIHRNRDEVRDIFRREIPGVDPDLDSVPAHLAAAARAYLREKFMTTPVAVSGANFGIAETGTLSVVESEGNGRMCLTMPRTLITVMGIEKVLPRYQDLEVFLQLLPRSSTGERMNPYTSMWTGVTPGDGPQEFHLVLLDNGRTAALADRIGREALNCIRCSACLNVCPVYERTGGHAYGSTYPGPIGAVLTPQLAGMHAAKDDPNSSLPYASSLCGACFDACPVKIDIPSLLVELRHQHTERSGVTAEKLAMKAAATVMKRPKLFTAAQKAAGAGRVLAGRDGVFSHLPPPFDGWSDSRDTPAPPKQSFRSWLASADGAGALRAAAEEGEAARRTETAGPAETAGPAEAAGRGVAAPAEPAYPDGPDSSDASGALAGAHDPEEER; translated from the coding sequence ATGAGCAGCACCTTCCTCGGCATGCCCGCCGCCCCGCCCCGCTCGCCGTACGGGACGGGCAACCTGCGCGGCGACAAGAAGTTCCCCAAGGCCGCGAGCGGTGAGCTGCGCAACGAGCAGTTGCGCCGCAACCTCGGCAAGGCCACCCACTCCATCCGCGCCAAGCGGCTCGCGGTCACCGGTGAACTGCCGGACTGGGAGGCGCTGCGCGACGCCGGTTCGGCGATCAAGACGGACACCATGAACCGGCTGCCCGAGCTGCTGGAACAGCTGGAGCGGAAGGTCACCGAGCACGGCGGCACCGTCCACTGGGCGCGCGACGGCGTGGAGGCCAACGAGATCGTCACCCGGCTGGTCGAGGAGACCGGCAGCGACGAGGTCATCAAGGTCAAGTCGATGGCCACCCAGGAGATCGGGCTCAACGAGCACCTGGAGACGCGGGGGATCACCGCGTACGAGACCGACCTGGCCGAGCTGATCGTGCAGCTCGCCCACGACAAGCCGTCGCACATCCTGGTCCCGGCGATCCACCGCAACCGCGACGAGGTCCGGGACATCTTCCGCCGGGAGATCCCGGGCGTCGACCCGGACCTCGACTCCGTGCCCGCGCATCTGGCGGCGGCGGCCCGCGCGTACCTGCGCGAGAAGTTCATGACGACCCCGGTGGCGGTCTCCGGCGCCAACTTCGGGATCGCCGAGACCGGCACCCTGTCGGTGGTCGAGTCCGAGGGCAACGGCCGGATGTGCCTGACCATGCCCCGGACGCTGATCACCGTCATGGGCATCGAGAAGGTACTCCCCCGCTACCAGGACCTGGAGGTCTTCCTCCAGTTGCTGCCGCGTTCCTCGACCGGTGAGCGGATGAACCCGTACACCTCGATGTGGACGGGGGTGACCCCGGGCGACGGGCCGCAGGAGTTCCATCTGGTGCTGCTCGACAACGGGCGCACGGCGGCGCTCGCGGACCGGATCGGGCGCGAGGCCCTCAACTGCATCCGCTGCTCGGCCTGCCTCAACGTCTGTCCCGTGTACGAGCGGACCGGCGGCCACGCCTACGGCTCGACCTACCCCGGGCCGATCGGCGCGGTGCTCACCCCGCAGCTCGCCGGGATGCACGCCGCGAAGGACGACCCCAACAGCTCGCTGCCGTACGCCTCCAGCCTGTGCGGGGCCTGCTTCGACGCCTGCCCGGTGAAGATCGACATCCCGTCGCTCCTGGTCGAGCTGCGCCACCAGCACACCGAGCGGTCCGGGGTGACGGCCGAGAAGCTGGCGATGAAGGCGGCGGCCACGGTCATGAAGCGGCCGAAGCTGTTCACCGCCGCGCAGAAGGCGGCCGGAGCGGGCCGTGTGCTGGCCGGGCGGGACGGCGTGTTCTCGCACCTCCCACCGCCGTTCGACGGCTGGAGCGACAGCCGGGACACCCCGGCGCCGCCCAAGCAGAGCTTCCGCTCCTGGCTGGCCTCCGCCGACGGCGCGGGAGCCCTGCGAGCGGCGGCCGAGGAGGGCGAGGCGGCCCGGCGGACCGAGACGGCCGGCCCCGCCGAGACGGCCGGCCCCGCCGAGGCGGCCGGTCGCGGTGTGGCGGCCCCCGCCGAACCCGCCTACCCCGATGGCCCCGACAGCTCCGACGCATCCGGCGCCCTGGCCGGCGCCCATGACCCCGAGGAGGAGCGGTGA
- a CDS encoding (Fe-S)-binding protein, which translates to MRIGLFATCLGDTLFPEAVKSTAVLLARLGHDVVFPPEQTCCGQMHVNTGYQREPVPLVRGFAEQFGDPSIEAVVMPSGSCAGSVRHQHEIVAERYGDAALRAGVATVKAKTYELSEFLVDVLDVTRVGAYFPHRVTYHPTCHSLRMLRVGDKPLRLLRAVDGIDLVELPEADACCGFGGTFAVKNGETSSAMLQDKMRHVTGTGADVCTAGDASCLMHIGGGLSRIKAGTRTLHLAQILAATRTSPYALTEAAR; encoded by the coding sequence ATGCGCATCGGACTCTTCGCCACCTGTCTGGGAGACACACTCTTCCCCGAGGCGGTGAAATCCACCGCGGTACTGCTGGCCCGTCTGGGGCACGACGTGGTGTTTCCGCCGGAGCAGACCTGCTGCGGCCAGATGCACGTCAACACCGGCTACCAGCGCGAGCCGGTCCCCCTGGTGCGGGGCTTCGCCGAGCAGTTCGGCGACCCGTCGATCGAGGCGGTGGTGATGCCGTCCGGTTCGTGCGCGGGCTCGGTCCGCCACCAGCACGAGATCGTCGCCGAGCGGTACGGGGACGCGGCACTGCGTGCCGGGGTCGCCACCGTGAAGGCCAAGACGTACGAGCTGTCGGAGTTCCTCGTCGACGTCCTGGACGTGACGCGGGTCGGCGCGTACTTCCCGCACCGGGTGACGTACCACCCGACCTGCCACTCGCTGCGGATGCTGCGGGTGGGCGACAAGCCGCTGCGGCTGCTGCGCGCGGTCGACGGCATCGACCTGGTGGAGCTGCCCGAGGCGGATGCCTGCTGCGGGTTCGGCGGCACCTTCGCGGTCAAGAACGGCGAGACCTCCTCCGCCATGCTCCAGGACAAGATGCGCCACGTCACCGGCACCGGCGCCGACGTGTGCACGGCCGGCGACGCGTCCTGCCTGATGCACATCGGCGGCGGCCTGTCCCGCATCAAGGCCGGTACGCGCACCCTGCACCTGGCGCAGATCCTCGCCGCGACCCGCACCTCGCCGTACGCCCTGACGGAGGCCGCCCGATGA
- a CDS encoding glycoside hydrolase family 13 protein: MSQQPSAAPAPTSAVATVSERHDWWRDAVIYQVYPRSFADSNGDGMGDLEGVRTRLPYLRDLGVDAVWLSPFYASPQADAGYDVADYRAVDPMFGTLLDADALIRDAHALGLRIIVDLVPNHSSDQYEWFKRALAEGPGSPSRDRYHFRPGKGKNGELPPNDWESIFGGPAWTRVTEPDGTPGEWYLHLFAPEQPDFNWEHPAVGDEFRSILRFWLDMGVDGFRIDVAHGMVKAAGLPDLGSHEQLKLLGNDVMPFFDQDGVHDIYRQWRLILDEYSGERIFVAEAWTPTVERTAHYVRPDELHQAFNFQYLGTHWDAEELRTVIDRTLDAMRPVGAPATWVLSNHDVTRHATRFANPAGLGTQIRLAGDRALGLRRARAATLLMLALPGSAYVYQGEELGLPDVVDLPDEVRQDPAYFRGAGQDGFRDGCRVPIPWTREGSSYGFGEGGSWLPQPAGWGELSVEAQTGEPGSTLELYREALAVRRATADLGAGDAIEWLRAPEGVVAFRRGDFVCVANTTGESVAVPAHGRVLLASGEITEASGEAKVPADTTVWWTRA; the protein is encoded by the coding sequence ATGAGCCAGCAGCCTTCCGCCGCACCGGCCCCCACCTCCGCCGTCGCCACCGTCTCCGAGCGCCACGACTGGTGGCGGGACGCGGTCATCTACCAGGTGTACCCGCGCAGCTTCGCCGACAGCAACGGCGACGGCATGGGCGACCTGGAGGGTGTCCGCACCCGCCTGCCCTACCTGCGCGACCTGGGCGTGGACGCCGTGTGGCTCAGCCCCTTCTACGCCTCCCCGCAGGCCGACGCCGGCTACGACGTCGCCGACTACCGGGCCGTCGACCCCATGTTCGGCACCCTCCTGGACGCCGACGCGCTGATCCGCGACGCCCACGCGCTGGGCCTGCGCATCATCGTCGACCTGGTGCCCAACCACTCCTCCGACCAGTACGAGTGGTTCAAGCGCGCCCTCGCCGAGGGCCCCGGCTCCCCCTCCCGGGACCGCTACCACTTCCGCCCCGGCAAGGGGAAGAACGGCGAACTGCCGCCCAACGACTGGGAGTCCATCTTCGGCGGCCCCGCCTGGACCCGGGTCACCGAGCCCGACGGCACGCCGGGGGAGTGGTACCTGCACCTGTTCGCCCCCGAGCAGCCCGACTTCAACTGGGAGCACCCGGCCGTCGGCGACGAGTTCCGCTCCATCCTGCGGTTCTGGCTGGACATGGGCGTGGACGGCTTCCGCATCGACGTCGCCCACGGCATGGTGAAGGCCGCGGGCCTGCCCGACCTCGGGTCCCACGAGCAGCTGAAGCTGCTGGGCAACGATGTCATGCCGTTCTTCGACCAGGACGGCGTCCACGACATCTACCGCCAGTGGCGGCTGATCCTCGACGAGTACAGCGGCGAGCGCATCTTCGTCGCCGAGGCCTGGACCCCGACCGTCGAGCGCACCGCCCACTACGTCCGCCCGGACGAGCTGCACCAGGCGTTCAACTTCCAGTACCTGGGCACCCACTGGGACGCCGAGGAGCTGCGCACGGTCATCGACCGCACGCTGGACGCCATGCGCCCGGTCGGCGCCCCCGCCACCTGGGTCCTCTCCAACCACGACGTCACCCGCCACGCCACCCGCTTCGCCAACCCGGCGGGCCTCGGCACCCAGATCCGCCTGGCCGGCGACCGCGCACTGGGCCTGCGCCGCGCCCGCGCCGCCACCCTCCTCATGCTGGCCCTGCCCGGCTCGGCCTACGTCTACCAGGGCGAGGAACTGGGCCTCCCCGACGTCGTCGACCTGCCCGACGAGGTCCGCCAGGACCCGGCCTACTTCCGCGGCGCGGGCCAGGACGGCTTCCGCGACGGCTGCCGCGTCCCGATCCCGTGGACCCGCGAGGGCTCCTCGTACGGCTTCGGAGAGGGCGGCAGCTGGCTGCCGCAGCCGGCGGGCTGGGGCGAGCTGAGCGTAGAGGCGCAGACCGGCGAGCCCGGCTCGACCCTGGAGCTGTACCGCGAGGCCCTGGCCGTCCGCCGCGCCACCGCCGACCTCGGCGCGGGCGACGCGATCGAGTGGCTGCGCGCCCCCGAGGGCGTCGTCGCCTTCCGGCGCGGGGACTTCGTCTGCGTCGCCAACACCACCGGCGAATCGGTGGCGGTGCCCGCACACGGACGCGTCCTGCTGGCCAGCGGTGAGATCACCGAGGCGTCCGGCGAGGCGAAGGTACCGGCGGACACGACGGTGTGGTGGACCCGGGCCTGA
- a CDS encoding LutC/YkgG family protein — translation MTARETVLGRVRDALALSRAPEVAVPRAYLTGRTLPDEERLALFVDRLVDYKARVHPCTADRTAAVVAEVLRERGARKVGVPAGLDPTWLGAYDGEVREDSADVPAPALDALDAVVTASAVSCAETGTIFLDGSSGQGRRALSLVPDLHVCVVDLSSVTVGVPEAVARLVPERPTTLISGPSATSDIELERVEGVHGPRTLEVVIRTDA, via the coding sequence GTGACCGCACGCGAGACTGTGCTCGGACGGGTCCGGGACGCGCTGGCCCTGTCCCGCGCGCCCGAGGTGGCCGTCCCCCGCGCCTACCTCACCGGCCGCACCCTGCCCGACGAGGAGCGGCTCGCCCTCTTCGTGGACCGGCTGGTCGACTACAAGGCGCGGGTGCACCCGTGCACCGCCGACCGCACCGCGGCGGTCGTCGCCGAGGTGCTGCGCGAGCGCGGGGCGCGGAAGGTCGGGGTGCCGGCCGGACTCGACCCGACCTGGCTGGGCGCCTACGACGGCGAGGTCCGGGAGGACTCGGCGGACGTTCCGGCGCCCGCGCTCGACGCGCTGGACGCGGTGGTGACCGCCTCCGCCGTCAGCTGCGCGGAGACCGGCACGATCTTCCTGGACGGCTCGTCCGGCCAGGGCCGACGGGCGCTGTCGCTCGTCCCCGACCTGCACGTGTGCGTCGTCGACCTGTCGTCGGTGACGGTCGGCGTGCCGGAGGCCGTGGCACGGCTGGTGCCGGAGCGGCCGACGACGCTGATCAGCGGGCCGTCGGCGACCTCCGACATCGAGTTGGAGCGGGTCGAGGGCGTGCACGGCCCGCGCACCCTGGAGGTGGTGATCCGCACCGACGCGTGA
- a CDS encoding L-lactate permease, producing the protein MTTAPPAVLAAFTPDVAAVGDSLAATALLGVVPLAAFFLLLMAAKRSALQSALGALLVALLVAVFGYGMPVRLGVLSATQGAVFGLFPVMLIVVAAIWFYELTVISKRFEDLRRSFSAVGRGDLRIQAMLIAFCFGGLLEALAGFGAPVAITAAMLMALGLPKLKSAVTVLLANTAPVAFGAMAIPITTAGNLTGIPAEDVAAVIGRQSPLLALFVPLLLLFVVDGRRGVRQLWPIALVTGFVFALAQFWCASHFAYELTDVVASLAGFAAAVLMLRFWVPKTPDDQRSQVDPEPLTPRRVTLAVLPYVLVIAIFGLAKLNVGGLDMPTLLGKLTLELDWPGLYGNLLAADGSPSGSAVYKLEVLGNPGTLLIISGLLVMLVYGLAGDTDRYPMTARAGLAAAGRTVKNMRTAIATVATVLALGYVMNQSGQTVAIGTWLAAVGGLFALFSPILGWLGTAVTGSDTSANALFATLQQTAGQGAGIDPTLLVAANTSGGVVGKMVSPQNLTIAATAVEQPGSERVLLGRVAGYSVGMLAVLCVLVYLQSLPVLSWMLP; encoded by the coding sequence GTGACCACCGCGCCACCGGCCGTCCTAGCGGCCTTCACCCCCGACGTGGCCGCCGTCGGGGACAGCCTCGCCGCCACCGCCCTCCTGGGCGTGGTCCCCCTCGCGGCCTTCTTCCTGCTGCTGATGGCGGCCAAGCGCTCGGCCCTGCAGTCCGCGCTCGGTGCCCTGCTGGTCGCCCTGCTGGTGGCGGTGTTCGGCTACGGGATGCCGGTTCGGCTGGGCGTGCTCTCCGCCACCCAGGGCGCGGTGTTCGGCCTCTTCCCGGTGATGCTGATCGTCGTCGCCGCGATCTGGTTCTACGAACTCACCGTGATCAGCAAGCGCTTCGAGGACCTGCGCCGCTCCTTCAGCGCCGTCGGCCGGGGCGATCTGCGGATTCAGGCCATGCTCATCGCGTTCTGTTTCGGCGGCCTCCTGGAGGCCCTCGCCGGCTTCGGCGCCCCGGTCGCGATCACCGCCGCGATGCTGATGGCCCTCGGACTGCCGAAGCTCAAGTCGGCCGTGACCGTCCTGCTCGCCAACACCGCACCGGTCGCCTTCGGCGCCATGGCCATCCCCATCACCACCGCCGGGAACCTCACCGGCATCCCGGCCGAGGACGTCGCCGCGGTGATCGGCAGGCAGAGCCCGCTGCTGGCGCTCTTCGTGCCGCTGCTGCTGCTCTTCGTCGTCGACGGACGGCGCGGTGTCCGGCAGTTGTGGCCCATCGCCCTGGTCACCGGATTCGTCTTCGCGCTCGCCCAGTTCTGGTGCGCGTCCCACTTCGCGTACGAACTCACCGACGTCGTCGCCTCACTCGCCGGCTTCGCGGCCGCCGTGCTGATGCTGCGCTTCTGGGTGCCGAAGACCCCCGACGACCAGCGCTCCCAGGTCGACCCGGAGCCGCTGACCCCCCGCCGGGTCACGTTGGCCGTGCTGCCGTACGTCCTGGTCATCGCGATCTTCGGGCTCGCCAAGCTGAACGTCGGCGGGCTGGACATGCCCACGCTGCTCGGCAAGCTCACCCTGGAGCTCGACTGGCCGGGCCTGTACGGCAACCTCCTCGCCGCGGACGGTTCCCCCTCCGGGAGCGCGGTCTACAAGCTGGAGGTGCTGGGCAACCCCGGCACGCTGCTGATCATCTCCGGGCTCCTCGTGATGCTCGTGTACGGCCTGGCGGGCGACACCGACCGCTATCCGATGACCGCCCGCGCGGGTCTGGCCGCCGCGGGACGCACCGTGAAGAACATGCGCACCGCCATCGCCACGGTCGCCACCGTGCTGGCGCTCGGATACGTCATGAACCAGTCCGGCCAGACGGTCGCCATCGGCACCTGGCTCGCCGCCGTCGGCGGACTCTTCGCCCTGTTCTCCCCGATACTCGGCTGGCTCGGCACCGCCGTCACCGGCTCCGACACCTCCGCGAACGCACTGTTCGCCACCCTCCAGCAGACCGCGGGCCAGGGCGCGGGCATCGACCCGACCCTGCTGGTCGCCGCCAACACCTCCGGTGGCGTCGTCGGCAAGATGGTCAGCCCGCAGAACCTGACCATCGCCGCCACCGCGGTCGAACAGCCCGGCTCCGAACGCGTCCTGCTGGGCAGGGTCGCCGGATACAGCGTCGGGATGCTGGCGGTGCTGTGCGTCCTGGTGTACCTGCAGTCGCTGCCGGTGCTGTCCTGGATGCTGCCGTAA